From the genome of Hypanus sabinus isolate sHypSab1 chromosome 29, sHypSab1.hap1, whole genome shotgun sequence:
TGTCAGTAATTTGTTGTTTGTCTTATTGATGCAGGGTTTATTGATCACGATACGTTTGAATGGCCTGGAGCATCTCGCTTCTGAATGAGGATCCAGAGAGTGAACTATTGTTCAAAAGAATGGGCTTTTGAAGAAGTGAAAATATCCCCGGAGCGTTGAAGAAAAACCTTGACTCCTTCTTCTTCATTCACCTTTTATTTGTCAAGTGCTTCCATTTGTAAAAAGCAATGAACACAGATATGACAGGAACTGATCCATTGCTGTTGGTTATATTTAAAACTAATAGTAGCCGCTCCTCACTACTAGAACTGTGTTAAACGTCAGTTGCTGTTTTATCAAGAATGGCCCGTGTTGGGCTGTTAGTGGCAATTGTTCTACTGAGCCAGATTGGCGATGCACATGGAGATTGCTGGCTGATTGAGGGAGAGAAAGGTTATGTTTGGCTGGCCATCTGCAGTCAGAACCAACCTCCTTACGAGTCCATTCCTCAGCACATCAACAGCACAGTACTGGATCTTCGCCTCAACGAGAACAAGCTGAAGGTTCTCCTGTACAGCTCCCTCAGCCGTTTTGGCAACCTAACTGACTTGAACCTGACGAAGAACGAGATTAGCTACATCGAAGACGGGGCGTTTTTGGTTCAATCTAACCTGCGTGTGCTACAACTGGGCTACAACAAGCTGACCAACCTCACGGAGAACATGTTCCGGGGACTAACCAGGCTGGAGTACATGTATGTCCAGCACAACTTGATTGAGAGCATCTCAGTCAACAGTTTCTGGGAGTGCCCCAACCTCATCAGCATTGACCTGTCTGCCAACAGGCTGGCGAAGCTGGAGGGTAGCACGTTCACCAGCCTCAGCGGCCTGATGGTGTGTGAGCTGGCAGGCAACCCGTTCAACTGCTCCTGCGAGCTGGTTGGCTTTCTCAACTGGCTTGCCGAGTTCAACAACGTCACCAAGACCTACGATCGGCTTCAGTGCGAGAGCCCAGCAGAATACGCCGGCTACCCTCTCCTCAGTCCGAGACCCAACAGCCACCGGAACGCCATCACCCTCCTTGCTTCCTCTTGCCGCAATGGTGTCAAGATCATTCCGTTCTCCACGCCCATGGCTTCCAAAGACCCTGAAACCTACTCTTCGGGGATTAACCCGGCAGAATTCTCGTCAACAGAGCCGATTACAACGTTCACGCTGGACGCCTCGAACAGCCCGACCATCAAACTGCACCATGTGACTATCACTGGAGCCACCCTGGTAGTTCAGATCCCTTCTCCCTACAGCAGAATGTACATCCTCGTTCAGTACAATAACAGTTACGTTTCGGACGTCACCAATCTGCGCAACAGGAAGGAGTACATTAAGCTGGAGAAGCTGAAGGCCCTGACTGATTACACCTTCTGTGTGGCTTCCATCCAGAAGTCACAGAGGTTCAACCACACCTGCCTGACCTTTGCGACCAGAGGGAGGATGATAAACCAGCCCTCCAATTCTTCCACCACCACCCATTACATCATGACCATCCTGGGGTGCTTGTTTAGCATGGTCATTGTGCTGGGCGTGGTCTACTACTGCCTGCGGAAGAGGAGGATCCAAGAGGAGAAGCAGAAGTCCATTAACGTTAAGAAAACCATCTTGGAGATGAGGTACGGACCCGAGTCTGAGACCGGCAGCATGATACACCAGATGCAGAAGTTCCACGAGCAGCCAATTTCCGTATCCAGGATGTCCTCACTGCCATCTGTGTCGGGGGATAAGGGACAATTTAAACCAATGGACATAAATGAGACCCCCAAGACCACCAAGGGCAACTATATCGAAGTCCGTACCGGGGAGACCTTGGAACGCAAGGAAGAGGAGATCAAACAGACTGACAATGGGCAAGGGTCAACTGCAGAGATCTCTACCATTGCACAAGAAGTGGACAAGGTCAATCAGATCATTAACAACTGTATTGATGCATTGAAGCTGGATTCCGCTGCCTTTATAGGCACCGACTCTGAGGTGTCCATTGACCGCCAggtcacacccagcacctcctcCTCCCAGCTGGAGAGGCCTGGTTTCCTCTCGCCCACCTACAAGGAAGGGGGTTACCCACTGCAGCGCCAGAGCAGCGCGGACGCGGCCCGAAAGCGTTGCAGCATCTCCTCGAGCGGCTCCGGGAAGAGCGCGCGCGTCTTCAGCCTCGACATTCCCGAACCTCCCTCCAAGGCAGAGTCAAAATACATCGAGAAGAGTGCACCGGCCCCAACCTCCTTAAAGCGTCTTCCTTCTGTGGCAGCGGGAGAGATCCACCATCTGGAGGTACAGCAAACCTACCACAGCAGTGAGCATCGACACTCCTTCCCTGCCTTATACTACGAAGAACATGGGGACACTATAAGAGAGAGGTCCGCGTTATTAAAGCCACTCTCCCGATCCAAAAGGGACTCTGCCTACTCCCAGCTCTCTCCCAGACACCAGTTCTCTGGATATTCTTCCAGCCCGGAATATTCGTCGGAAAGCACTCTCAAGATCTGGGAGAGATTCCGTCCCTATAAAAAGCACCCTCGGGAGGAGGTGTATATGGCCGCTGGACACGCCTTGCGAAAAAAAGTCCAGTTTGCTAAAGATGAAGACTTACATGATATTTTAGATTATTGGAAAGGTGTATCTGCTCAACAGAAAATGTGACTGGGGCTCAAGACTGCATTGATAAGTTTACAGAGAGAAAAAACGTAGGGTTAATGGGTCCTTTTCATCTATTTAATGTTCAGATTTTGTCATTTTCTAAGTCCATAAAGTGCCCCCAAAATATTTTTTTGTCAACACCCTTCCTCCTTTGATGGTTCAGCCAGTTTAACCAAGCTACATAGGAAATGGCAGCATGAGAAGGTAATTCGGCCCCCTGGCCTATTCTACCagtcagtaagatcatggctgatctgatcttGGCCTCAGATCTTCTCTCCTGCCTCTTCCCATAACCTCACCTTCCCCATAGCCCCAAGATCAATATGTCCCACCCTGAGGATTCAGTATCCATTGACCTCTTTAAATTAACTTCACTGTTTTAAGTTAGCACATCAattggggagagggagaccagAATCCTGATATGGGAAAGTAAGATGGTCAGAGCTATTCACTCCAAGGAAGTACTTTTGAGATAAAATCTCATTCGTTAAGCACTGAAAATAAGCTGGTTACGTAGAAATTTTTATTGTGTTCGAAGTCATTGCTGGTAACGTTCATAGGCGGTTTCATTCTTGACAGATACTAACCTAATGGGATTAATAGAAAGATATGTTACTGTAAGAAACTTACTAAACATGATTTCCACTAACATTACCAGCTGTGCTCTTGGAAGCTCCAGATCTTGAGCTCAAGGGTGTGTGGGAGTtggacgtggggggggggggggggggaaagatagAGGAGGCGGTGGGACATTCTTTGCCTTTCATGGTTTTGACTCTCTGTCCATTCTATAACTGCCTGATCTTCATTCTCATTGACCTGATCCCCTTCCTTCAAAATTAAATGTACATTCAACAACATGCGCTTCCTCCAGCTTCCAGTAATGGATCTGACTGCCAAGTGAAGCACCACTGGCTGTTTTAAGCTAATTCGCCTCaagtccaagttcaagtttattgtcattcaacaatatacatgtatacagccaaacaaaagaacattccttcagaccaaggtgcacaacacagaacATTTAACTCATGCActacacataaagtaatattaccacaaatctattaacaaataataaaatatattccagaagattgacatttagcataaggtgcatttgTGACACAAGTTAAGAAGTAAACAGTATATGTTTCATGCATGATAAGATCTGGGtgctggcagggagttcagtagtcttacggcctgggagaagaagctgtttcccatcctaacagttcttgtcctaatgctacggtacctcctgcctgatggtagggtgtcagagagattgttggatggatgggagggatccttgACCGTGCCAAGGGCCCTGCTCCTGATAACTATCTCAGATGGGTAAaagggagaccctgatgatcctctcagccgtcctttgtagggacttgtggtCGGATACCTTGCCATTCCCGTAGCAGACGGCGATGCAGCTGGTCGGGATattctcaatggtgcccctgtaaaaattggttagaatcgggggtggggggagggtggggatcgTCGCTTACCTTAATCTCCTCAGAAAATGGAGGCACTGCTGAAAAAAGTGAGGGGTCTGCAAGCTAGGGTGATCAGCACTCTAATCTGAATGGATGCTATGATGATGGTACCGGACAGCCAT
Proteins encoded in this window:
- the elfn2a gene encoding extracellular leucine-rich repeat and fibronectin type III domain containing 2a, producing MARVGLLVAIVLLSQIGDAHGDCWLIEGEKGYVWLAICSQNQPPYESIPQHINSTVLDLRLNENKLKVLLYSSLSRFGNLTDLNLTKNEISYIEDGAFLVQSNLRVLQLGYNKLTNLTENMFRGLTRLEYMYVQHNLIESISVNSFWECPNLISIDLSANRLAKLEGSTFTSLSGLMVCELAGNPFNCSCELVGFLNWLAEFNNVTKTYDRLQCESPAEYAGYPLLSPRPNSHRNAITLLASSCRNGVKIIPFSTPMASKDPETYSSGINPAEFSSTEPITTFTLDASNSPTIKLHHVTITGATLVVQIPSPYSRMYILVQYNNSYVSDVTNLRNRKEYIKLEKLKALTDYTFCVASIQKSQRFNHTCLTFATRGRMINQPSNSSTTTHYIMTILGCLFSMVIVLGVVYYCLRKRRIQEEKQKSINVKKTILEMRYGPESETGSMIHQMQKFHEQPISVSRMSSLPSVSGDKGQFKPMDINETPKTTKGNYIEVRTGETLERKEEEIKQTDNGQGSTAEISTIAQEVDKVNQIINNCIDALKLDSAAFIGTDSEVSIDRQVTPSTSSSQLERPGFLSPTYKEGGYPLQRQSSADAARKRCSISSSGSGKSARVFSLDIPEPPSKAESKYIEKSAPAPTSLKRLPSVAAGEIHHLEVQQTYHSSEHRHSFPALYYEEHGDTIRERSALLKPLSRSKRDSAYSQLSPRHQFSGYSSSPEYSSESTLKIWERFRPYKKHPREEVYMAAGHALRKKVQFAKDEDLHDILDYWKGVSAQQKM